The following are encoded together in the Bradyrhizobium algeriense genome:
- a CDS encoding BTAD domain-containing putative transcriptional regulator, with amino-acid sequence MPASTNAMTADKATAAPESAPRLSVSLVGRLGVRFNGRAVELRTRKAGAVLSYLALSEMKQESRERLVGLLWSRSDEEKARASLRQVVRELRSMLEEAGYDGFVAERLMIGIDVGRIEVDIESVIQLAESGRVHPLLLDTPQLDGRLLEGMDDLDPSFRVWVLAKRQTIHERLMRNLDEGLTSASVPADSKKRIAAAIVNLDPTHEYACRYLMRAHAEEGDTAGALRIYKALWDLLDRDYAMEPSSATEELVANIKLGILERAPVDRAASAANDEFAVRMVRGTALQPVAPMSPSVNASARMRLVLLPFAMHGVDEDHSHLVQGFSQHLAACLVRFREWSVVDRPPAAVVLPASGTAPQYCIETTAYQAGAEINIVMVLRDDTSGIYVWSESFRLGLGNWFETQQRIIRRIATSLNVQLSTERLMRLAGEPDVSLDLHDRWLRGQNLITKFDKESWQRAVVIFRDSIRENPAFSPFYSSLVQMNNIEHFVHPGVLRNPDKAKATLELAKIAVELDPVDSRAHLCCGWSYTFALREAEAAPHMDLACELNDNDPWTLLSSAHYCAFCGSIEQAQLRASQSLALSLAPSRLEWGYHCIIHFLCGDYAGAIEACDRAYNVIQTLPAWRAAALFELGQPELAREEAQRFLNGIRSFWVGSDAPTDVAITRWLLQAHPITIRARWETLRRSLRGAGFPVEGIAPLCW; translated from the coding sequence ATGCCGGCCAGCACAAACGCCATGACAGCGGACAAGGCCACGGCGGCGCCCGAAAGCGCGCCGCGCCTTTCGGTGTCGCTGGTTGGACGGCTCGGCGTGCGGTTCAACGGCCGGGCGGTCGAACTGCGAACCCGCAAGGCCGGCGCGGTCCTTAGTTACCTCGCGCTGTCGGAGATGAAGCAGGAGAGCCGCGAGCGGCTGGTCGGCCTGCTCTGGAGTCGTTCGGACGAAGAAAAGGCGCGCGCTTCGCTGCGCCAGGTCGTTCGCGAGCTGCGGTCGATGCTGGAGGAGGCCGGATATGACGGCTTCGTCGCGGAGCGGCTGATGATCGGCATCGACGTCGGACGAATCGAAGTCGATATCGAAAGTGTGATCCAGCTCGCCGAAAGCGGGCGCGTTCACCCGCTGCTGCTCGATACGCCACAGCTCGACGGGCGGCTGCTCGAAGGAATGGACGATCTCGATCCGTCGTTCCGGGTCTGGGTACTGGCCAAGCGGCAGACCATCCATGAACGGCTGATGCGAAATCTCGATGAGGGTCTGACCTCCGCAAGCGTTCCCGCCGATTCCAAAAAAAGGATTGCAGCCGCGATCGTCAATCTCGACCCGACCCATGAATATGCCTGCCGCTATCTGATGCGGGCGCATGCGGAAGAGGGCGACACGGCCGGTGCGTTGCGCATCTACAAGGCGCTGTGGGATCTGCTGGACCGCGACTACGCGATGGAGCCGTCGTCGGCCACTGAAGAACTCGTCGCGAACATCAAGCTCGGCATTCTGGAGCGCGCGCCGGTCGATCGGGCCGCGTCGGCAGCGAATGACGAATTCGCTGTCAGGATGGTCAGGGGGACCGCTCTCCAGCCGGTGGCCCCGATGTCGCCATCGGTCAATGCATCGGCCAGGATGCGCCTGGTGCTGCTGCCCTTTGCGATGCATGGCGTCGACGAGGACCACAGCCATCTGGTGCAGGGGTTCTCCCAGCATCTCGCCGCCTGTCTCGTGCGCTTCCGCGAATGGAGCGTGGTTGATCGTCCGCCCGCGGCCGTCGTGCTTCCCGCTTCGGGGACGGCGCCGCAATACTGCATCGAGACCACCGCCTACCAGGCGGGCGCCGAAATCAACATCGTGATGGTGTTGCGGGACGATACCTCCGGGATTTACGTCTGGAGCGAGAGCTTCCGGCTCGGCCTCGGCAACTGGTTTGAAACCCAGCAGCGCATCATCCGCCGCATCGCGACTTCCTTGAACGTGCAGTTGTCGACCGAGCGGCTGATGCGGCTGGCAGGCGAGCCCGACGTTTCACTCGATCTTCACGACCGCTGGCTGCGCGGCCAGAATCTCATCACGAAGTTCGACAAGGAAAGCTGGCAGCGGGCGGTCGTGATCTTTCGCGACTCGATCCGGGAAAATCCTGCTTTCTCGCCGTTCTACAGCAGCCTTGTGCAGATGAACAACATCGAGCATTTCGTGCATCCCGGGGTCCTTCGCAATCCCGACAAGGCAAAGGCGACCCTTGAACTGGCGAAAATCGCCGTTGAACTCGATCCGGTCGATTCCAGGGCGCATCTCTGTTGCGGCTGGTCCTATACGTTTGCGTTGCGTGAGGCCGAGGCGGCGCCGCACATGGACCTCGCTTGCGAGCTGAACGACAACGATCCGTGGACGCTGCTGTCCAGCGCCCACTATTGCGCTTTCTGCGGCTCGATCGAACAAGCTCAGCTACGCGCCAGCCAATCGCTTGCCCTTTCGCTGGCGCCCTCACGCCTCGAATGGGGCTATCACTGCATCATTCACTTCCTGTGCGGCGACTATGCTGGCGCCATAGAGGCCTGCGACCGCGCCTACAATGTCATTCAGACGCTGCCCGCATGGCGTGCGGCCGCGCTGTTCGAACTGGGGCAGCCCGAGTTGGCGCGCGAGGAAGCGCAGCGATTTCTGAACGGCATTCGCTCGTTTTGGGTTGGGTCAGACGCGCCGACCGACGTGGCCATCACACGCTGGCTCCTGCAAGCGCACCCCATCACCATCAGGGCGCGGTGGGAAACCCTGCGCCGCAGCTTGCGCGGCGCCGGGTTCCCGGTCGAAGGCATTGCGCCATTGTGCTGGTGA